A genomic stretch from Corynebacterium terpenotabidum Y-11 includes:
- a CDS encoding alpha,alpha-trehalose-phosphate synthase (UDP-forming), with product MSPVTPSDMVVVANRLPVDRSVDRNGATVWNASPGGLVTALRPVLEANKGCWVGWPGTTADTPDEEISAADMPDGAITLLPVNLSTEEFTTYYEGFSNDSLWPLYHDVIVHPEFHRSWWRSYRTVNRRFAEAAAEAAAPGATVWVQDYQLHLVPGMLRELRPDLKIGFFLHIPFPAPELFRQLPWRWDVLLGTLGSDLIGFHTPDSAWNFLYTLRALGADVTFAKVGAGDACGADGAAGTDEEGVAYIRGARLPRRDAVAGTVHVEGPDGEIRDVRVGVFPISIDSAGVEAMASSPEIIADATALRRRVGSPGIMLAGVDRLDYTKGILQRLKALETLLERGQLDPDNVCLVQIATPSRERIDSYQRTRNDVELAVSRINGRFGSVGHTVVHYTHAGLPFSEVVSLYTAADVMLVTALKDGMNLVAKEYVAAHADGSGALVLSEFTGAATQLTDAYLCNPYDVESTAKAIMRAIDSPEEERHSRMVSLWNEVREHDVHGWARHFLGTLENRA from the coding sequence ATGTCTCCTGTGACGCCCAGCGACATGGTCGTCGTCGCCAACCGGCTGCCCGTCGACCGGTCCGTCGACCGCAACGGTGCGACAGTGTGGAACGCCAGTCCCGGTGGTCTGGTCACCGCCCTGCGTCCGGTCCTGGAAGCCAACAAGGGCTGCTGGGTCGGTTGGCCCGGCACCACGGCCGACACACCCGACGAGGAGATCAGCGCCGCGGACATGCCCGATGGTGCGATCACCCTGCTCCCGGTCAACCTGTCGACCGAGGAGTTCACCACCTATTACGAGGGTTTCTCCAATGACTCCCTCTGGCCGCTGTACCACGACGTCATCGTCCACCCGGAGTTCCACCGCTCCTGGTGGCGTTCCTACCGCACGGTGAACCGTCGCTTCGCCGAGGCCGCCGCCGAGGCCGCCGCACCGGGCGCGACGGTGTGGGTGCAGGACTACCAGCTGCACCTGGTTCCCGGGATGCTCCGCGAGTTGCGTCCCGACCTGAAGATCGGGTTCTTCCTACACATCCCCTTCCCCGCCCCGGAGCTGTTCCGACAACTGCCGTGGCGCTGGGATGTGCTGCTCGGCACCCTGGGCTCGGACCTCATCGGCTTCCACACCCCGGACTCGGCGTGGAATTTCCTGTACACCCTGCGTGCCCTCGGTGCGGACGTCACCTTCGCCAAGGTCGGTGCGGGGGACGCCTGCGGCGCCGACGGTGCGGCGGGTACCGACGAGGAGGGCGTCGCGTATATCCGCGGCGCCCGGCTGCCGCGGCGCGACGCTGTCGCCGGCACTGTCCATGTCGAGGGGCCGGACGGGGAGATCCGCGACGTGAGGGTCGGCGTCTTCCCCATCTCCATCGACTCCGCCGGGGTCGAGGCGATGGCGTCGTCCCCGGAGATCATCGCCGACGCCACGGCGCTGCGCCGACGCGTCGGATCCCCCGGCATCATGCTCGCCGGCGTCGACCGACTCGACTACACCAAGGGCATCCTCCAGCGGCTCAAGGCCCTGGAGACATTGCTGGAACGCGGTCAGCTCGACCCTGACAACGTCTGCCTCGTCCAGATCGCCACCCCGTCCCGGGAACGGATCGACTCCTATCAGCGCACCCGCAACGACGTGGAGCTCGCCGTCTCCCGGATCAACGGCCGGTTCGGCAGCGTGGGCCACACCGTGGTCCACTACACCCACGCCGGTCTGCCGTTCTCCGAGGTCGTCTCGCTCTACACCGCGGCGGACGTCATGCTCGTCACCGCACTGAAGGACGGGATGAACCTCGTGGCGAAGGAGTACGTCGCCGCCCACGCCGACGGCTCCGGCGCCCTGGTGCTCTCCGAGTTCACCGGCGCCGCCACCCAGCTCACCGACGCCTACCTGTGTAACCCCTACGATGTGGAGTCCACCGCGAAGGCGATCATGCGGGCCATCGATTCCCCCGAAGAGGAACGGCACTCCCGCATGGTCTCCCTGTGGAACGAGGTCCGTGAGCACGACGTGCACGGTTGGGCCCGCCACTTCCTCGGGACCCTGGAGAACCGGGCGTGA